The following proteins are encoded in a genomic region of Streptomyces sp. NBC_01723:
- a CDS encoding MFS transporter, with amino-acid sequence MASTVTPSKKSPEAAPHTASASARPGYGQLLRTRGAWTFLLPGFAARQPFAMLTISIVLLVQHTTGSYGVAGAVAAVTGVSMALFAPYSGRLADRYGQRAVLLPGVLVHAAAGLALTVLALADAPLWALFAAAVPAGASVPQVGPMVRARWGVKLKGSPLMSTAAAFESVTDELTFVLGPLVATALCTGIGPAAGLVTEAALTLVGGLLFAAQKSTQPEVGGADGAHAREEHVSALRVPGVRVLIVAFLGVGSVFGGMQVSLAAFTESIGEPGLNGVLYGVFAAGNMLSGLACGAIAWKVAPQRRLLIGYAALALTASGLWAAQSVLVLAGLGLLVGICVAPAIVTGYTLVEGLVPAGARTEAFTWLTGAVALGQALAVTVAGQLEDGFRDGAGFLVPMGGTVLALAVLVALRSRLASRPQGRTVARGVGHREPVAVD; translated from the coding sequence GTGGCATCCACGGTCACCCCGTCGAAGAAGTCGCCGGAGGCAGCGCCGCACACCGCGTCCGCCTCCGCCCGCCCCGGATACGGACAGCTGCTGCGCACCCGCGGCGCCTGGACGTTCCTGCTCCCCGGTTTCGCGGCCCGCCAGCCGTTCGCGATGCTGACGATCTCCATCGTGCTGCTCGTGCAGCACACCACGGGCTCCTACGGCGTCGCGGGCGCCGTCGCGGCCGTCACCGGCGTCTCCATGGCCCTGTTCGCCCCCTACAGCGGACGGCTCGCCGACCGCTACGGACAGCGCGCCGTCCTGCTGCCCGGCGTTCTCGTGCACGCGGCGGCCGGCCTGGCCCTGACCGTCCTCGCGCTCGCGGACGCACCGCTGTGGGCGCTGTTCGCGGCGGCCGTGCCCGCGGGTGCGTCGGTGCCGCAGGTCGGGCCGATGGTGCGGGCCCGCTGGGGCGTCAAGCTCAAGGGCTCCCCCCTGATGAGCACCGCCGCCGCCTTCGAGTCCGTCACCGACGAGCTGACCTTCGTCCTCGGCCCGCTGGTGGCGACCGCCCTGTGCACGGGCATCGGCCCGGCCGCGGGCCTGGTCACCGAGGCCGCGCTCACCCTGGTGGGCGGTCTGCTGTTCGCCGCGCAGAAGAGCACGCAGCCCGAGGTCGGCGGGGCCGACGGCGCGCACGCGCGCGAGGAGCACGTTTCCGCGCTGCGCGTCCCCGGGGTGCGCGTTCTGATCGTCGCCTTCCTGGGCGTCGGCTCCGTCTTCGGCGGCATGCAGGTGTCGCTGGCCGCGTTCACCGAGTCGATCGGCGAGCCCGGCCTGAACGGCGTCCTCTACGGCGTCTTCGCCGCCGGAAACATGCTCTCCGGCCTGGCCTGCGGCGCCATCGCCTGGAAGGTCGCCCCGCAGCGGCGCCTCCTGATCGGTTACGCCGCCCTCGCGCTGACCGCCTCCGGCCTGTGGGCGGCGCAGTCGGTGCTCGTACTGGCCGGCCTCGGTCTGCTGGTCGGCATCTGCGTCGCGCCCGCCATCGTCACCGGCTACACCCTGGTGGAGGGCCTGGTCCCGGCCGGGGCCCGCACCGAGGCCTTCACCTGGCTGACCGGCGCCGTCGCCCTCGGGCAGGCGCTGGCGGTGACCGTCGCCGGACAGCTGGAGGACGGGTTCCGTGACGGGGCCGGATTCCTGGTGCCGATGGGCGGCACGGTGCTCGCCCTGGCGGTCCTGGTGGCACTGCGCTCACGGCTGGCCTCCCGGCCCCAGGGGCGCACGGTCGCACGTGGCGTCGGTCACCGCGAGCCCGTCGCAGTGGACTGA